A genomic window from Pseudomonas argentinensis includes:
- a CDS encoding gamma-carboxygeranoyl-CoA hydratase: MTDFTTLELQLDPRGVATLWLNRADKHNAFNAEMIRELIQALRQLAADDSTRFLVLRGRGKHFSAGADLAWMQASARLDYAANLQDAHELGELMSQLYHLPCPTLAVVQGAAFGGAVGLTACCDIAIGASDALFSLSEVRIGLAPAVISPYVVQAIGERAARRYALSAERFTGERARELGLLAECYPPAELESELEQWIATLLLNSPQAMRETKALLHGVGSGVLSDALRQRTESVIAGIRISEEGQEGLGAFLGKRTPAWQTQS, translated from the coding sequence ATGACCGACTTCACCACCCTCGAACTGCAGCTTGATCCGCGCGGCGTCGCCACCCTGTGGCTGAACCGCGCGGACAAGCACAACGCCTTCAATGCCGAGATGATCCGGGAGCTGATCCAGGCGCTACGCCAGCTGGCGGCCGATGACAGCACGCGTTTTCTAGTCCTGCGTGGGCGCGGCAAGCACTTCAGCGCTGGCGCGGATCTGGCCTGGATGCAGGCCTCGGCCAGGCTGGATTACGCCGCCAACCTGCAGGATGCCCACGAGCTGGGCGAGTTGATGAGCCAGCTCTACCACCTGCCGTGCCCGACCCTCGCCGTGGTGCAGGGCGCGGCGTTCGGCGGTGCGGTGGGGCTGACCGCCTGTTGCGATATCGCCATTGGCGCCAGTGATGCACTGTTCAGCCTCTCCGAAGTGCGCATCGGCCTGGCGCCCGCGGTGATCAGCCCCTACGTGGTGCAGGCCATCGGCGAGCGGGCGGCGCGCCGTTATGCCCTGAGCGCCGAGCGCTTCACTGGCGAGCGGGCGCGGGAACTGGGCCTGTTGGCCGAGTGCTATCCGCCAGCCGAGCTGGAGAGCGAGCTGGAACAGTGGATCGCCACGCTGTTGCTCAACAGCCCCCAGGCCATGCGCGAGACCAAGGCGCTGTTGCATGGCGTCGGCAGTGGCGTGCTCAGCGACGCCCTGCGCCAGCGTACCGAAAGCGTGATCGCCGGCATCCGCATCAGTGAAGAAGGGCAGGAGGGCCTCGGCGCCTTTCTGGGAAAACGCACACCCGCCTGGCAGACCCAGTCATGA